Sequence from the Chloroflexaceae bacterium genome:
CCGGGTATGAATGCCCCTGGCATACGGCGCCTGGATGGGGTACACTCACGATGATGCAACCCTTCCGTGTGGGTCAATGTTCACCTCGGAGCCTATGGAACCTCTCAAGCACAGCGCACACCACAACATCGGTCGCACAACGCCAGCAGGCCAGGGCGAGGTGACCATCAGACAGGCAGCGCCGCGGTTCTGGCACAACCGGCTGGCAATCTGGCTGGCGCTGCTGGCGCTCACGGTTAGCTTAGTTATGGTAACTTCAGGGTGGTGGTTGCCGGCCATCGGCCACTGGCTGGCGCGTCCAACCCGGGTGGCGCCGGTTGACGCGATTGTGGTGCTGGGCGGACGCTACCCGTACCGCGATCAGCACGCCATCAATCTGTACCACCAGGGGATCGGGCAGGAGATCTGGCGCACCGGGCCGGTGGAACTCCCGGCGGGCCGGCTGGTCGAGCGAGCGCGGCGACTGGCGCAGGAGCAGGGGGTTCCCGAGGAGGCGTATTTCGTGCTGGAGTCGTACAGCACCTGGGACGACGGCCAGCAAATCGCCGCCCTGGCCCGTGAACGGCAGACGCGCAGCGTGCTGATCGTCACCGACTGGGCCCATAGCCGGCGGGCGCTATGCGTCATCGGGCGGCACCTGGCGGGCAGCGAGGTGACAGTGCTCTACGACCATCCGCACGATCTCGCCATCACTCCCGATAACTGGTGGCGCGATGCGTATGGACGGGAAGCGGTGCTCAGCGAACTGGGCAAAATGGGCTTTTACGCCCTGCGCTACGGCGCCGCGCCGCTTGGGTGCTAGCACCTCGCGGCGCTCTCATACCATTTTGGATTGCCGTATGTGGCGTTCCTGTACTTCGTGTTGAGGATTACCGCAGAGGATGCTGAGGGGCGCGGAGGGTTCAAACCGCTACGCCCTTCGGCGTCCTCTGCGGCGAGCAGGGGTGCAACAGACGGGAATCCTATCCCGATGGGCCAGCCCTTTGCGCGCCACACGGATTGGCGGTACAATCAAGCCATCCGGAGAGAAGCACGCCTGCCAGACAGGCATGACCGGCCCAGGAGGAAGCGCACATGCGCGTGGTCGCGATGATCATGGCCGGCGGCGAAGGCACGCGACTCAGCGTGCTCTCGGAGAAGCGGGCCAAGCCATCGGTGCCGTTC
This genomic interval carries:
- a CDS encoding YdcF family protein; protein product: MTIRQAAPRFWHNRLAIWLALLALTVSLVMVTSGWWLPAIGHWLARPTRVAPVDAIVVLGGRYPYRDQHAINLYHQGIGQEIWRTGPVELPAGRLVERARRLAQEQGVPEEAYFVLESYSTWDDGQQIAALARERQTRSVLIVTDWAHSRRALCVIGRHLAGSEVTVLYDHPHDLAITPDNWWRDAYGREAVLSELGKMGFYALRYGAAPLGC